The following are encoded together in the Humulus lupulus chromosome 5, drHumLupu1.1, whole genome shotgun sequence genome:
- the LOC133778405 gene encoding F-box protein At2g26160-like produces the protein MEEMKREGPDWSTLHEDLIISIANRLPLENYVVFASVCRSWRAVLSKHSFNSSNHHRLPWLILLRQRTRSNSETIRIIYSLSNNKLYKLLPPSPPPPRPRTTPIFSSLGWIMTAAATSNDLALFHPLSPDRSIVTLPNCRISTVHKLLLSSKPTFPPPSDFIAVTIVLQPTNQLLYWRPGNSNWKKILTVPRHSFFLDLALFNGRFYAVDHNRRIYALNLGPNLPDDEYDRVATLISHLNLPKCDAPFVNPYDVEMLFLVESEGSLLVVQGNRQWWGEGRHETMEFRVFEVDVNDGAFRKVENLGDRALFVGDNSSSFSVKASEFEGCKCNCVYFADDFRKLDKCWVRNKDIGIFHLETGEVEHFFVFEETHSNYLAPLWVQPSFFM, from the coding sequence ATGGAAGAAATGAAAAGGGAAGGCCCAGACTGGAGCACACTCCACGAAGATCTCATAATCTCCATAGCTAATCGCCTACCTCTCGAAAACTACGTCGTTTTTGCCTCTGTTTGTCGTTCTTGGAGAGCGGTCCTCTCCAAGCACAGTTTCAACTCCTCAAACCACCACCGTCTCCCATGGCTGATCCTGCTCCGGCAAAGAACCCGTTCCAACTCTGAAACCATCCGCATCATCTACAGCCTCTCAAACAACAAACTCTACAAGCTTCTTCCACCATCGCCGCCTCCTCCTCGTCCTCGGACCACTCCGATTTTCTCCTCTTTGGGATGGATAATGACGGCGGCGGCCACCTCCAACGACCTAGCTCTCTTCCATCCTCTGTCGCCCGATCGTTCGATCGTTACACTCCCCAATTGTAGAATCTCGACCGTCCACAAGCTCTTGTTATCATCGAAACCGACTTTCCCGCCGCCGTCGGACTTCATCGCCGTGACGATCGTTCTACAACCGACGAATCAATTGTTGTACTGGAGACCAGGAAACTCGAACTGGAAGAAGATTCTAACAGTACCGCGTCATAGTTTCTTCCTCGATCTCGCTCTTTTCAACGGACGATTCTACGCCGTCGATCACAACCGCAGAATTTACGCCCTAAATCTCGGTCCAAACCTCCCCGACGATGAATACGATCGAGTGGCTACGTTGATTTCGCATCTGAACCTTCCGAAATGTGACGCACCGTTCGTGAACCCATACGACGTCGAAATGTTGTTCTTGGTGGAATCGGAAGGGTCGCTTCTCGTCGTTCAGGGGAACCGGCAATGGTGGGGCGAAGGTCGGCACGAAACGATGGAGTTTCGAGTGTTCGAGGTGGACGTAAACGACGGCGCGTTTCGTAAGGTTGAGAACTTGGGAGACAGGGCTCTGTTCGTTGGGGATAATTCGTCGTCGTTTTCGGTCAAGGCTTCTGAGTTCGAGGGGTGTAAGTGTAATTGTGTATATTTTGCTGACGATTTTCGTAAATTGGATAAATGTTGGGTTAGAAATAAAGATATTGGAATATTCCATTTGGAGACTGGGGAAGTTGAGCATTTTTTTGTGTTTGAGGAAACACACTCCAATTATCTGGCTCCACTGTGGGTTCAACCAAGCTTTTTTATGTGA